Genomic segment of Gammaproteobacteria bacterium:
GTTCATGCCGGGGCTGGTGGTCAAGGCTACTAGCTGGCACGAAGGCGTGGTGGTCGGTCTCGGCATCATATTGCTGATCAGCACCGTTCTGTATGCCATTCCGCGCACGTCGGTGCTGGGTGCCATTTTGATTACCGGTTATCTGGGCGGAGCGGTAGCAACCAATCTATTTGTGCCCGTGGCACCGGTGTTGAATATCAGCCTCGCCGTTATCTACGGCATCCTGGTTTGGGGAGGCTTATTTTTACGCGATCCGCAGTTGCGGGCAATTCTCCCCGTGCGGCGTTGATGTGGAATTGTTCGGAGTCATTTGATACTTCATGGGAGATATGGAAATGGAAATGCAAAAGATTACCCCCTGTTTATGGTTCAACCACAGTGAAGCCGAGGAAGCGGTGCACTTTTACACCGGCATCTTCAAAAACTCGAAGATCGGCAAGATTTTGCGCTATGGCCCGGAAGCTGGGAAGCAACTCGGCATATCGGCGGATATGGTGCTGACCGTGGAATTCACGCTCGACGGCCAGAATTTCACCGCGCTCAACGGCGCCGGCGAGATGCAGTTCAAATTCACCGAAGCGGTTTCCTTTCAGGTATTTTGCGAGACCCAGAAAGAACTGGATCATTATTGGGACAAGCTCGGCGCGGGCGGTGACCCCAAGGCGCAGATCTGCGGCTGGCTCAAGGACAAATACGGCCTGTCCTGGCAGATCGTACCCACGGTACTGCCCAAGATGCTCACCGATCCCGACGCGCAAAAGGCGGCACGCGCGATGCGCGCCATGATGCAGATGAAGAAGCTCGACATCGCGGAACTCGAACGCGCCTATCGCGGCTGATTGCGGATCAGTACTTGAAACGGACAGTGAGGAACAAAGTGTCAAAACTACGCGTGCAAAGCTTTGGAGTTTCGCTGGATGGCTACGGTGCCGGGCCGGACCAGGATCTCGAGAATCCGCTGGGCGTCGGCGGCCCCGAGCTGATGGAGTGGTTCTTCCCCACCCGGGTATTCCAGCAGAAGGTACAGGGACGGGAAGGCGGCGAAACTGGCACGGACAACACCATCGCCGAGCAAGGCTTCGCGGGTATCGGCGCCTGGATTCTGGGACGCAACATGTTCGGTCCTGTTCGCGGTCCGTGGCCGGACGAGAGCTGGCGGGGCTGGTGGGGCGAGGAGCCGCCGTATCACACTAAGGTGTTTGTGCTGACGCATCATGCGCGCGCACCGCTCAGGATGGCCGGCGGCACGGAGTTCCACTTTGTTACGGAGGGCATACACAAGGCCCTGGAGCATGCGAGGGCGGCGGCCGGCAGTCTGGACGTGCGCCTCGGTGGCGGCGTGGCCACCGTTCGGCAATATCTGCGTGCGGGA
This window contains:
- a CDS encoding DoxX family protein, with translation MQYAIETAPASKAMLWTGRIIVILATLFFLFDAAMKLFMPGLVVKATSWHEGVVVGLGIILLISTVLYAIPRTSVLGAILITGYLGGAVATNLFVPVAPVLNISLAVIYGILVWGGLFLRDPQLRAILPVRR
- a CDS encoding VOC family protein, with amino-acid sequence MQKITPCLWFNHSEAEEAVHFYTGIFKNSKIGKILRYGPEAGKQLGISADMVLTVEFTLDGQNFTALNGAGEMQFKFTEAVSFQVFCETQKELDHYWDKLGAGGDPKAQICGWLKDKYGLSWQIVPTVLPKMLTDPDAQKAARAMRAMMQMKKLDIAELERAYRG
- a CDS encoding dihydrofolate reductase family protein; this translates as MSKLRVQSFGVSLDGYGAGPDQDLENPLGVGGPELMEWFFPTRVFQQKVQGREGGETGTDNTIAEQGFAGIGAWILGRNMFGPVRGPWPDESWRGWWGEEPPYHTKVFVLTHHARAPLRMAGGTEFHFVTEGIHKALEHARAAAGSLDVRLGGGVATVRQYLRAGLINELHLAIRPVLLGSGEQLFSGLNMRALGYECVKQITGERATHVFLRKRVQE